GGAACACATCGGTCTCATGCTTGGCGGTGCCCACGGAATGGAGGTTGCACATGTTTGATATGGGCCCTCCGGGGGTCGTATTTTGGGTCGGAAGAAACATGCAGGTGTGCCCGTGATCCGCCTTGAGGCGCGGCCGCAACCGTCGGCCATGATGGCCTATGCGACACCGGTTCTGGCGGTTGTGTTGACCATGATTTTTGGCGGTGTCCTGTTTGCCGTTCTGGGAAAGGACCCGTTTCAGGCCATCACCACGATCTTCTGGGATCCGATCTTTGGCGAGTTCGCCTTTTTCTATCGCCCCCAACTGCTGATCAAGGGCGCGCCACTTGTTCTGATCGCCATTGGCCTCGCGCTTGGGTTTCGCGCGGGCATCTGGAACATCGGGGCCGAGGGGCAATACATCATCGGGGCCATCTGCGGCGCGGGCGCGGGGCTGGCGTTTTATCCGACCGAGAGCGTTCTGATCTTTCCGCTGATGGTGCTGGCCGGCGCCTTGGGCGGTTGGGCCTGGGCCATGATCCCGGCCGTTTTGAGGGTCAAGTTCGGCACCAACGAGATTTTGGTCTCGCTCATGCTGGTCTATGTGGCCGAGCAGCTTCTCGCCTCCATGTCCTTGGGTTTGTTGAAAAACCCCGAAGGGTTCGGCTTTCCCGGGTCACGCAATTTGCAGCAATACCCATCAGCCCATAATGCCGAGATCATCGCAGGCACGGGCATGCATTGGGGCGTCGTGGCGGCGCTGATCGCGGTGATCTTTGCCTATGTTCTGCTGACGCGGCACCGGTTGGGCTTTGCCATCCGGGTGACGGGCGAGGCACCGCGCGCGGCCAAGTTCGGCGGTGTGAACCCCGGTCGGCTGGTGCTCTTTTGTCTGGGCATGTCGGGTCTGCTGGCCGGGCTTGCGGGCATGTTCGAAGTGGCAGGACCGTCGGGCCAGATCAGCATCGACTTCAATGTGGGCTATGGGTTTACGGCGATCATCGTGGCGTTTCTCGGGCGGCTCAATCCGCTGGGGATCGTGGCGGCAGGGCTGTTGATGGCGCTGACTTACATTGGCGGGGACATCGCGCAGTCGCAGCTGGGTCTGCCCGCCGCAGCCATTCAGGTCTTCCAGGGGATGCTGTTGTTCTTCCTGCTGGCGCTGGATGTTCTGACGAATTACCGCGTGCGGTTTGGCGGGGCGGAGGTGGCGTGATGCGTCAAATCCATCTGCTCATATCCGCATTCTTCTTAGGGTGTTTTGTTTTGCCCTTTTGCCTGTGGGCGGCCGATCAAGCGGTAGTGATATTGGCACCCGCTATGTTTGGTTTTTTCACGGTCCCAGCAATTGCGGTACTCACCTTCCTTGGTGCACAACGGGGCTTGGGCCGTGTGGCTCGCTTCAGCCAATATGCAGGCGTGACCTTGGCCGGCACACTTTTCCCAAGCGGCCTCCTGCTTCTTGCGTTGGCTATGAGAGGCTAAGAATGGACCTTTCTGCCATCAACCCCATCCTCCTGATCGCTGCCATGATCGCCGCAGCCACACCCATCCTACTGGCCGCCATAGGCGAGCTTGTCGTCGAACGCGCAGGTGTGCTGAACCTCGGGGTCGAAGGAATGATGATCACAGGCGCGGTCTGCGGTTTCATCATTGCCGTCAACACCGGCTCCCCCACAGTTGGCTTCATCGCCGCCGCCATAGGGGGCGCGGTGCTCAGCCTGCTCTTTGCCTTTCTCACCCAAATCGCGCTGGCCAATCAGGTGGCCTCGGGCCTCGCGCTTACGCTGTTCGGCCTAGGGCTGTCGTCGCTCATGGGCCAGAGTTATGTCGGGATCAAACCCCCTCGGGCCGAGGCGACGCCATTGGGGCTGCTGGCCGATCTTCCGGTCATCGGGCCGATCATCTTTGGTCATGATTTGATGGTGTATCTGGGTCTCGGCATCCTTGCCGCGACTTGGGCCGTGCTCAAGTTCACACGCATGGGGCTGGTCCTGCGCGCTGTCGGGGAAAACCACGACGCGGCGCATGCACTTGGGTACAAGGTCAAGCGGATCCGCACCCTTGCCATCCTGTTTGGCGGGGCCTGTGCGGGCTTGGGCGGCGCTTACATCAGCCTGATCCGCGTACCGCAATGGACCGAAGGGATGACGGCCGGGGTCGGGTGGATCGCACTCGCGCTGGTTGTCTTTGCCAGTTGGAAGCCGTGGCGCGTCCTGCTGGGTGCCTATCTTTTTGGCGGGATCACCCAGCTGCAGTTGAACCTGCAAGGGGCAGGCGTTGCCATTCCGGTCGAGTATTTGGCAATGTCACCCTACATCGTGACGATCATCGTTCTGGTGATTCTAAGCGCGGACAAATCTCGCGCCCCCGGCTCACTGGGGCGCACATTCCACGCCTCGGGATAAGGGGCGCACCAAAATGGGGAGAAACCTGAGATGAAATTTACGACACTTTTGGCCAGTGCGGCCATGGTGCTGGGCCTTGGTGGCGCGGTGCTGGCTGACGGTCATGAAAAGACCAAGGTCGGCTTTGTCTATGTCGGGCCCGTGGGCGACGGCGGCTGGACCTACGAACACGACCAGGGCCGCCTCGCGGTCGAGGCTGAGTTCGGCGACGCGGTCGAAACCGTGTTTGTCGAAAACGTGGCCGAAGGGCCCGACAGCGAACGCGTTATGACACAGATGGCGCTCGATGGCGCAGACCTGATCTTTACCACATCCTTTGGCTACATGGACCCGACCAACAATGTGGCGGCCAAGTTCCCGGACGTGAAATTCGAACACGCAACGGGCTACAAGCGCCTGCACCCGAACGTGTCGACCTACTCGGCCCGTTTCTACGAAGGGCGCGCCATTCAGGGCCACATCGCGGGCAACATGACCAAGTCGAACATCATCGGCTATATCGGCTCCTTCCCGATCCCCGAAGTGATCCGCGGCATCAACTCGGCCTATATCCATGCCAAGAAGGTGAACCCGGATGTCGAGTTCAAGATCATCTGGGTCTACACCTGGTTTGACCCCGCCAAGGAAGCGGATGCCGCCAAGACCCTGATCGACCA
The DNA window shown above is from uncultured Tateyamaria sp. and carries:
- a CDS encoding ABC transporter permease produces the protein MIRLEARPQPSAMMAYATPVLAVVLTMIFGGVLFAVLGKDPFQAITTIFWDPIFGEFAFFYRPQLLIKGAPLVLIAIGLALGFRAGIWNIGAEGQYIIGAICGAGAGLAFYPTESVLIFPLMVLAGALGGWAWAMIPAVLRVKFGTNEILVSLMLVYVAEQLLASMSLGLLKNPEGFGFPGSRNLQQYPSAHNAEIIAGTGMHWGVVAALIAVIFAYVLLTRHRLGFAIRVTGEAPRAAKFGGVNPGRLVLFCLGMSGLLAGLAGMFEVAGPSGQISIDFNVGYGFTAIIVAFLGRLNPLGIVAAGLLMALTYIGGDIAQSQLGLPAAAIQVFQGMLLFFLLALDVLTNYRVRFGGAEVA
- a CDS encoding ABC transporter permease; the encoded protein is MDLSAINPILLIAAMIAAATPILLAAIGELVVERAGVLNLGVEGMMITGAVCGFIIAVNTGSPTVGFIAAAIGGAVLSLLFAFLTQIALANQVASGLALTLFGLGLSSLMGQSYVGIKPPRAEATPLGLLADLPVIGPIIFGHDLMVYLGLGILAATWAVLKFTRMGLVLRAVGENHDAAHALGYKVKRIRTLAILFGGACAGLGGAYISLIRVPQWTEGMTAGVGWIALALVVFASWKPWRVLLGAYLFGGITQLQLNLQGAGVAIPVEYLAMSPYIVTIIVLVILSADKSRAPGSLGRTFHASG
- a CDS encoding BMP family ABC transporter substrate-binding protein, which codes for MKFTTLLASAAMVLGLGGAVLADGHEKTKVGFVYVGPVGDGGWTYEHDQGRLAVEAEFGDAVETVFVENVAEGPDSERVMTQMALDGADLIFTTSFGYMDPTNNVAAKFPDVKFEHATGYKRLHPNVSTYSARFYEGRAIQGHIAGNMTKSNIIGYIGSFPIPEVIRGINSAYIHAKKVNPDVEFKIIWVYTWFDPAKEADAAKTLIDQGADVVLQHTDSTAPQAAAQEAGGVVTFGQASDMGQYGPFPRVSSIIDDWAPYYIARTRAVMEGTWEQQDTWDGIGPGMVKIGEISDAVPENVKAEALAMKAALADGSYHAFTGPLNKQDGTPWLAEGETADDGTLAGMNFYVEGIEGDIPQ